One window from the genome of Roseisolibacter agri encodes:
- a CDS encoding glycoside hydrolase family 2 TIM barrel-domain containing protein, translated as MNTPLAAIARRSLALLALAALPAVAQTPDPRVRMTINDGWRYRADGVEFAEKGWLNDTGWERVNLPHTWNAQDVFDDVESYRRGIGWYRKRLTLPDSLKGKRVFLHFEGANQTAEVYVNGAYAGEHAGGYTAFTLDVTRHLQWGGGNEQLIAVQVDNSHRPAIAPLSVGFALYGGIYRDVWLVATDSAHVTLGDHGGPGVYVTTPRVSREAGEARVRGTLSNDGGAARTLRVVSTILDSAGARVGEATTTVRVPARGQAEFAQALPAVRAPRLWSPDTPYLYSVRTDVHDGDRVIDRVTSPLGFRWFRFDADSGFTLNGRKTFLRGTNRHQDYQGLGSALSNQLHVRDLEIIKAMGANFLRLAHYPQDPAVLDAADRLGLLIWEEVPVVNQITVSDAFTANSQRMLREMIRQHHNHPSVVIWGTMNEVFLWSEAGARIARQSDTTYMRQVRDFARGMERLARAEDPARATAMAIHGAASYDTAGVAEIPMVLGLNLYNGWYGGTFAEYGPTLDRRHVRSPKQAILLSEYGSGSELRLNSTAPERFDHSGTWHRMYHESYIRQSRARPWLAGTAVWNQFDFSQPHIGETTPHMNKKGLYTFDRKPKDVYYLYQANWTTAPMVYVASRDWSHRGGVGATTVTQPIDVYTTLGSVELFVNGKSLGAKTPDDVRKASWDVAFADGDNVVEARATGEGQTAVDRMTIRMDRTPADLRDPKTPFRELAVNVGSNAQYADADGLVWLADQPYAAGSFGSVGGQRALMAREVVITNTAQSPMYATYQSNLQGYRVDVPDGDYEVELRFAGTGGVAGTAAAGGAEAASGGSGARVFSVAVNGATVAERLDLTTRGNVAPATTLTVTTSATNGGGIVVAFRALQGQPVLNGIRVRRR; from the coding sequence GTGAACACGCCGCTCGCCGCCATCGCCCGCCGCTCGCTCGCGCTGCTCGCCCTCGCCGCGCTGCCGGCCGTCGCCCAGACGCCGGACCCGCGCGTGCGCATGACCATCAACGACGGCTGGCGCTACCGCGCCGACGGCGTCGAGTTCGCCGAGAAGGGGTGGCTGAACGACACCGGGTGGGAGCGGGTGAACCTGCCGCACACCTGGAACGCGCAGGACGTCTTCGACGACGTCGAGAGCTACCGCCGCGGCATCGGCTGGTACCGCAAGCGCCTCACGCTCCCCGACTCGCTGAAGGGGAAGCGCGTCTTCCTCCACTTCGAGGGCGCGAACCAGACGGCGGAGGTCTACGTCAACGGCGCGTACGCCGGCGAGCACGCGGGCGGCTACACGGCCTTCACGCTGGACGTCACGCGGCACCTGCAGTGGGGCGGCGGCAACGAGCAGCTGATCGCCGTGCAGGTGGACAACAGCCACCGGCCGGCGATCGCGCCGCTGTCGGTGGGCTTCGCGCTGTACGGGGGCATCTACCGCGACGTCTGGCTCGTCGCGACCGACTCGGCCCACGTCACGCTCGGCGACCACGGCGGCCCGGGCGTGTATGTCACGACGCCGCGCGTGTCGCGTGAGGCGGGCGAGGCGCGCGTGCGCGGCACGCTCTCGAACGACGGCGGCGCGGCGCGCACGCTGCGCGTCGTCTCGACCATCCTCGACTCGGCCGGCGCGCGGGTGGGCGAGGCGACGACCACGGTGCGCGTGCCCGCGCGCGGCCAGGCGGAGTTCGCGCAGGCGCTGCCCGCCGTGCGCGCGCCGCGCCTCTGGTCGCCCGACACGCCGTACCTGTACTCGGTCCGCACCGACGTCCACGACGGCGATCGGGTGATCGATCGCGTCACGAGCCCGCTCGGCTTCCGCTGGTTCCGCTTCGACGCCGACAGCGGCTTCACGCTGAACGGCAGGAAGACGTTCCTCCGCGGCACGAACCGCCACCAGGACTACCAGGGGCTGGGCTCCGCGCTGAGCAACCAGCTGCACGTGCGCGACCTCGAGATCATCAAGGCGATGGGCGCGAACTTCCTGCGCCTCGCGCACTACCCGCAGGACCCCGCGGTGCTCGACGCCGCGGACCGCCTGGGGCTGCTGATCTGGGAGGAGGTGCCGGTGGTCAACCAGATCACCGTCTCCGACGCGTTCACGGCCAACAGCCAGCGCATGCTGCGCGAGATGATCCGCCAGCACCACAACCACCCGTCCGTCGTCATCTGGGGGACGATGAACGAGGTGTTCCTGTGGAGCGAGGCCGGCGCGCGCATCGCGCGGCAGAGCGACACGACCTACATGCGGCAGGTGCGCGACTTCGCGCGCGGCATGGAGCGCCTCGCGCGGGCCGAGGATCCCGCGCGCGCGACCGCGATGGCGATCCACGGCGCGGCGTCGTACGACACGGCGGGCGTGGCCGAGATCCCCATGGTGCTGGGGCTCAACCTCTACAACGGCTGGTACGGCGGGACGTTCGCGGAGTACGGCCCGACGCTCGACCGCCGGCACGTGCGCAGCCCGAAGCAGGCGATCCTCCTCAGCGAGTACGGCTCGGGGAGCGAGCTGCGGCTGAACAGCACCGCGCCCGAGCGCTTCGACCACTCGGGCACGTGGCACCGGATGTACCACGAGTCCTACATCCGGCAGTCGCGCGCGCGGCCGTGGCTCGCGGGCACCGCGGTGTGGAACCAGTTCGACTTCTCGCAGCCCCACATCGGCGAGACGACGCCCCACATGAACAAGAAGGGGCTGTACACGTTCGACCGGAAGCCGAAGGACGTCTACTACCTGTACCAGGCCAACTGGACGACCGCGCCGATGGTCTATGTCGCGAGCCGCGACTGGTCGCACCGCGGCGGCGTGGGCGCGACCACCGTCACGCAGCCGATCGACGTCTACACCACGCTCGGCAGCGTGGAGCTGTTCGTGAACGGGAAGTCGCTGGGTGCGAAGACGCCGGACGACGTGCGGAAGGCGAGCTGGGACGTCGCGTTCGCGGACGGCGACAACGTCGTCGAAGCGCGCGCGACGGGCGAGGGGCAGACGGCGGTCGACCGCATGACGATCCGCATGGACCGCACGCCCGCCGACCTGCGCGACCCCAAGACGCCGTTCCGCGAGCTGGCGGTGAACGTCGGCTCGAACGCGCAGTACGCGGACGCCGACGGCCTGGTGTGGCTGGCCGACCAGCCGTACGCCGCCGGGAGCTTCGGCTCCGTGGGTGGGCAGCGGGCGCTGATGGCGCGCGAGGTGGTCATCACCAACACCGCGCAGTCGCCGATGTACGCCACGTACCAGTCGAACCTCCAGGGCTATCGCGTGGACGTGCCCGACGGCGACTACGAGGTGGAGCTGCGCTTCGCGGGCACCGGCGGCGTCGCGGGCACGGCGGCCGCGGGCGGCGCCGAGGCGGCGAGCGGCGGCTCGGGCGCGCGCGTGTTCTCCGTCGCGGTGAACGGCGCGACCGTGGCCGAGCGGCTGGACCTGACGACGCGCGGAAACGTCGCGCCGGCCACCACCCTGACCGTCACCACGAGCGCGACGAACGGCGGCGGGATCGTCGTCGCCTTCCGCGCGCTGCAGGGGCAGCCCGTCCTCAATGGCATCCGTGTCCGCAGGCGCTGA
- a CDS encoding glycoside hydrolase family 2 TIM barrel-domain containing protein: MTLRRPTLLAFLLAAAPAALHAQTDDEAPASAAARAVRVPPFRVLAFTDTAGARIEVTLSPATTGAIAVSKDGVSPAALANAPVRATITPVAGGAPLWSGELGRMSVGPDGVAKLVARTPRLAPARWSPQSPTLYTLTVDVGAGRLADTTRIGFRTIGANEGRLFLNGRPLFLRGNAINPPERNLPDSLSESPRFARDYLRYMKGIGVNVVRFTRPSQVWMDAADEVGMLVFQGHYGTPNGASSTKPPQVSLDESERWYRDRVIAPQANHPSVVVYALSNEQAAPEISYLKTGHAEVAAFLGEMHARLSRWDDTRLYIGNAGYGFGRGGEVCDIHRYWGWYYNSALSFYTLRDPKICWRSDAKQPITLTEAVGNYTGPDGRYNLASNTKQPESQLNWTGHAPDAEQGPRALAYQAWVAGQGIEITRRLRARNPYLAGLLPFTIVFHDWHGITSFAGMRPKPVAAQYARSYQPVLLSWELWTPQVYAGSTIAPVAHVVNDAESGEDLAGLSLRWTLADASGRVRQQGTTAMPDVRYFGTGRTPLSVALPADLATGSYTLAGVLTRGADTLSRNQTSLWVAQPAFARPAAAAPARRIVLLDDSAGATGRALTRLGLPHRAAATLGALDAARDALVIGDGAWSAAATRDTARLRAFVAAGGRVLVLPQRPDRFDASWLPARITLQTEQLDHPDVYPGGRPFRNGMSINPERPDHPVLAGLDRDRLFLWSDWTRWDDARPGFPEVYPVTRGFVVADPARLGRVAVLANYDHGLEGVALAELFDGRGSVLVSGFDVVHRAGLDPAADRLLGNMVRYMASADAHEAHPLVDRKITWGDYASERGLVTGIYNGLLLHTVPVIPDGMKGARTIRVDSTGFAFAGAFGGWNTNPSIQYVGRGRRPYGPFTFTLGGAVRLEKGTPATGEGRVWLRVPAGRRTMTTVVHNQATDAKTLEIKLNGARQQVSVPAGQTITVETPLANATALALTYRGDRRLVLLETDFR, encoded by the coding sequence ATGACTCTCCGACGGCCCACCCTCCTCGCGTTCCTGCTGGCCGCCGCGCCGGCGGCGCTCCACGCGCAGACCGACGACGAGGCGCCCGCGAGCGCCGCCGCGCGCGCCGTGCGCGTGCCGCCGTTCCGCGTGCTCGCCTTCACCGACACCGCGGGCGCGCGCATCGAGGTGACGCTGTCGCCCGCGACGACGGGTGCCATCGCCGTGTCGAAGGACGGCGTCTCGCCGGCGGCGCTGGCGAACGCGCCGGTGCGCGCGACCATCACGCCCGTCGCCGGCGGCGCGCCGCTCTGGTCGGGTGAGCTGGGCCGCATGAGCGTCGGCCCCGACGGCGTGGCGAAGCTGGTCGCGCGCACGCCGCGCCTGGCGCCCGCGCGCTGGAGCCCGCAGTCGCCCACGCTGTACACGTTGACCGTGGACGTCGGCGCCGGACGGCTCGCGGACACGACGCGCATCGGCTTCCGCACCATCGGCGCGAACGAGGGCCGGCTCTTCCTCAACGGGCGGCCGCTCTTCCTGCGCGGCAACGCGATCAACCCGCCCGAGCGCAACCTCCCGGACTCGCTGAGCGAGAGCCCGCGCTTCGCGCGCGACTACCTGCGCTACATGAAGGGCATCGGCGTCAACGTCGTGCGCTTCACGCGGCCGTCGCAGGTCTGGATGGACGCGGCCGACGAGGTCGGGATGCTCGTCTTCCAGGGCCACTACGGCACGCCCAACGGCGCGTCGTCCACGAAGCCGCCGCAGGTGTCGCTGGACGAGAGCGAGCGGTGGTACCGCGACCGCGTCATCGCGCCGCAGGCCAACCACCCGAGCGTCGTCGTCTACGCGCTCTCGAACGAGCAGGCCGCGCCCGAGATCAGCTACCTGAAGACGGGCCACGCGGAGGTCGCCGCCTTCCTGGGCGAGATGCACGCGCGGCTGTCGAGGTGGGACGACACGCGCCTCTACATCGGCAACGCGGGCTACGGCTTCGGCCGCGGCGGCGAGGTGTGCGACATCCACCGCTACTGGGGCTGGTACTACAACTCGGCCCTCAGCTTCTACACGCTGCGCGATCCGAAGATCTGTTGGCGCTCGGACGCGAAGCAGCCGATCACGCTCACCGAGGCGGTCGGCAACTACACGGGCCCCGACGGCCGCTACAACCTCGCGTCCAACACGAAGCAGCCCGAGTCGCAGCTGAACTGGACCGGCCACGCGCCGGACGCCGAGCAGGGGCCGCGCGCGCTGGCGTACCAGGCGTGGGTGGCGGGGCAGGGGATCGAGATCACGCGCCGCCTGCGCGCGCGCAACCCGTACCTCGCGGGGCTGCTGCCGTTCACCATCGTCTTCCACGACTGGCACGGCATCACGAGCTTCGCCGGCATGCGCCCCAAGCCGGTCGCGGCGCAGTACGCGCGCTCCTACCAGCCGGTGCTCCTGAGCTGGGAGCTGTGGACGCCGCAGGTGTATGCGGGCAGCACGATCGCGCCGGTCGCGCACGTCGTGAACGACGCCGAGTCGGGCGAGGACCTGGCCGGGCTGTCGCTGCGCTGGACGCTCGCCGACGCGTCGGGCCGCGTGCGGCAGCAGGGCACGACGGCGATGCCGGACGTGCGCTACTTCGGCACCGGGCGCACGCCGCTCTCCGTGGCGCTGCCGGCCGACCTCGCGACGGGGAGCTACACGCTGGCCGGCGTGCTGACGCGCGGCGCCGACACGCTGTCGCGCAACCAGACGTCGCTGTGGGTCGCGCAGCCCGCGTTCGCGCGGCCGGCCGCCGCGGCGCCCGCGCGCCGCATCGTGCTGCTCGACGACTCGGCCGGCGCCACGGGCCGCGCCCTCACGCGCCTCGGGCTGCCGCACCGCGCGGCCGCCACGCTCGGCGCGCTCGACGCGGCGCGCGATGCGCTCGTGATCGGTGACGGCGCGTGGAGCGCCGCGGCGACGCGCGACACGGCGCGGCTGCGCGCCTTCGTGGCCGCGGGCGGACGCGTCCTGGTGCTGCCGCAGCGGCCCGACCGCTTCGACGCGTCGTGGCTGCCCGCGCGCATCACGCTGCAGACGGAGCAGCTCGACCATCCGGACGTCTATCCCGGCGGCCGCCCGTTCCGGAACGGGATGTCGATCAACCCCGAGCGTCCCGACCATCCGGTGCTCGCGGGGCTCGACCGCGATCGCCTCTTCCTCTGGTCCGACTGGACGCGCTGGGACGACGCGAGGCCCGGCTTCCCCGAGGTCTATCCGGTGACGCGCGGCTTCGTCGTCGCCGATCCGGCGCGCCTCGGCCGGGTCGCGGTGCTCGCCAACTACGACCACGGCCTCGAGGGCGTCGCGCTGGCCGAGCTGTTCGACGGGCGCGGCTCGGTGCTCGTGTCGGGCTTCGACGTCGTGCATCGCGCCGGCCTCGACCCGGCCGCCGACCGCCTGCTCGGCAACATGGTGCGCTACATGGCGTCCGCGGACGCGCACGAGGCGCACCCGCTCGTCGACCGCAAGATCACGTGGGGCGACTACGCGTCCGAGCGCGGGCTCGTCACCGGCATCTACAACGGCCTGTTGCTGCACACGGTGCCCGTGATCCCCGACGGCATGAAGGGCGCACGCACGATCCGCGTGGACTCGACCGGTTTCGCCTTCGCGGGCGCGTTCGGCGGCTGGAACACGAACCCGTCCATCCAGTACGTCGGCCGCGGCCGCCGGCCATACGGCCCCTTCACGTTCACGCTCGGCGGCGCGGTGCGGCTGGAGAAGGGCACGCCAGCGACCGGCGAGGGGCGCGTGTGGCTGCGCGTGCCCGCCGGCCGCCGCACGATGACGACGGTCGTGCACAACCAGGCCACCGACGCGAAGACGCTGGAGATCAAGCTGAACGGCGCGCGGCAGCAGGTCAGCGTGCCCGCCGGGCAGACGATCACCGTCGAGACGCCGCTGGCCAACGCGACCGCGCTCGCCCTCACCTACCGGGGCGATCGCCGCCTCGTGCTGCTGGAGACCGACTTCCGATGA
- a CDS encoding SDR family oxidoreductase — MPAANPFDLTGRVAVVTGGTGVLGGQMAEGLARAGARVAVLGRRRDAGEERAAALRETGAEAMALAADVLDEGALRAARDEVVGRWGRVDILINAAGGNVARARTDGVPPFGMPMDAFDEVVKLNLHGSVAPSLMFGAAMAEQGKGSIVNISSMAAMQAISGVLGYSVAKAAIDNFTKWLAVDLARKCGAGLRVNAIAPGFFLAHQNRGVLVNEDGSYTDRAKTVIARTPMGRFGAPEELIGAVVFLCSDAASFVTGTVLPVDGGFSAFSGV; from the coding sequence ATGCCCGCTGCGAATCCGTTCGACCTCACCGGCCGCGTCGCCGTCGTCACCGGCGGCACCGGCGTCCTCGGGGGCCAGATGGCCGAGGGCCTCGCGCGTGCCGGCGCCCGCGTGGCGGTGCTCGGCCGCCGCCGCGATGCCGGCGAGGAGCGCGCCGCCGCGCTGCGCGAGACTGGCGCGGAAGCGATGGCGCTCGCCGCCGACGTGCTCGACGAGGGCGCGCTGCGCGCCGCGCGCGACGAGGTCGTGGGCCGGTGGGGACGCGTGGACATCCTGATCAACGCCGCCGGCGGCAACGTCGCGCGCGCGCGCACCGACGGCGTGCCGCCGTTCGGGATGCCGATGGACGCGTTCGACGAGGTGGTGAAGCTCAACCTGCACGGGAGCGTCGCGCCGTCGCTGATGTTCGGCGCCGCGATGGCCGAGCAGGGCAAGGGGAGCATCGTCAACATCTCCTCGATGGCGGCGATGCAGGCCATCAGCGGCGTCCTGGGCTACTCGGTGGCCAAGGCGGCGATCGACAACTTCACGAAGTGGCTGGCCGTGGACCTGGCGCGCAAGTGCGGCGCGGGGCTGCGCGTCAACGCGATCGCGCCGGGCTTCTTCCTCGCGCACCAGAACCGCGGCGTGCTGGTGAACGAGGACGGCAGCTACACCGACCGCGCGAAGACCGTCATCGCCCGCACGCCGATGGGCCGCTTCGGCGCGCCCGAGGAGCTGATCGGCGCGGTGGTGTTCCTGTGCAGCGACGCGGCCTCGTTCGTGACGGGCACGGTGCTGCCGGTGGACGGCGGCTTCAGCGCCTTCAGCGGCGTATGA
- a CDS encoding sialate O-acetylesterase: MTFALRALAALGAFTLAAPAHAQVTLHPLFVDGAVLQRGVRLPVWGTAPAGERVTVTVAGQRATAVAGADGAWRVRLAPLAAGGPHVLVAAGRADTARARDVLVGEVWVAGGQSNMGLVTRRVPGADTVLAQAPDSGLRLFLVGQDSADAPIAAPRRGTWTRADSATVAGFSAVAYYFARDLRRRLGVPVGIIGSYWGGTTAETWASRPAMDRVPALQPLLARFDAEQRDPSLRKLPLPKAPKRPAILYNAMIASLQPYAIRGAIWYQGESNAGRATEYRALFPAVIDGWRAGWGQGDFPFLFVQLPGYLPDTVETPRANWAQLRAAQLHVARTVPNVGMIVSHDQGEPHDLHPTRKDVVGARLARAARALAYGEPVAWAGPRFEALRVRGDTAELTFSHARTLVARGDTLAGFELAGADGRWVPARAVVRGARVLAWSPALRAPTAARYGWRDFPIANLTDTDGLPASPFRTDDAPAGRTAGASSRR, from the coding sequence ATGACCTTCGCGCTCCGCGCGCTCGCGGCGCTCGGCGCCTTCACGCTGGCGGCACCCGCGCACGCGCAGGTGACGCTGCATCCGCTGTTCGTGGACGGCGCGGTGCTGCAGCGCGGCGTGCGCCTGCCGGTGTGGGGCACGGCGCCCGCGGGCGAGCGCGTCACCGTCACCGTCGCCGGCCAGCGCGCGACCGCGGTCGCCGGCGCCGACGGCGCGTGGCGCGTGCGGCTCGCGCCGCTCGCGGCGGGCGGCCCACACGTGCTGGTCGCCGCCGGCCGCGCCGACACGGCGCGCGCGCGCGACGTCCTGGTGGGCGAGGTGTGGGTCGCCGGCGGGCAGTCGAACATGGGCCTCGTGACGCGCCGCGTGCCGGGCGCCGACACGGTGCTCGCGCAGGCGCCAGACTCGGGGCTGCGCCTCTTCCTCGTGGGCCAGGACTCGGCCGACGCGCCGATCGCCGCGCCGCGGCGCGGGACGTGGACGCGCGCCGACTCGGCCACCGTCGCGGGCTTCTCCGCCGTCGCGTACTACTTCGCGCGCGACCTGCGGCGGCGGCTCGGCGTGCCGGTGGGCATCATCGGCTCGTACTGGGGCGGCACGACCGCCGAGACCTGGGCGTCGCGCCCGGCGATGGACCGCGTGCCCGCGCTGCAGCCGCTGCTGGCGCGCTTCGACGCCGAGCAGCGCGACCCGTCGCTGCGGAAGCTGCCGCTGCCGAAGGCGCCCAAGCGTCCTGCGATCCTCTACAACGCGATGATCGCCTCGCTGCAGCCGTACGCCATCAGGGGCGCGATCTGGTACCAGGGCGAGTCGAACGCGGGGCGCGCGACGGAGTACCGCGCGCTCTTCCCCGCCGTGATCGACGGCTGGCGCGCGGGCTGGGGGCAGGGCGACTTCCCGTTCCTCTTCGTGCAGCTCCCCGGCTACCTGCCCGACACCGTCGAGACGCCGCGCGCCAACTGGGCGCAGCTCCGCGCCGCGCAGCTGCACGTCGCGCGCACCGTGCCGAACGTCGGCATGATCGTCTCGCACGACCAGGGCGAGCCGCACGACCTGCATCCCACGCGCAAGGACGTCGTGGGCGCGCGGCTGGCGCGCGCGGCACGCGCGCTCGCGTACGGCGAGCCCGTCGCGTGGGCCGGCCCGCGCTTCGAGGCGCTGCGCGTGCGTGGCGACACCGCCGAGCTGACCTTCTCGCACGCGCGCACGCTGGTGGCGCGCGGCGACACGCTCGCGGGCTTCGAGCTCGCGGGCGCCGACGGCCGCTGGGTGCCCGCGCGCGCCGTCGTGCGCGGCGCGCGCGTGCTGGCCTGGAGCCCCGCCCTGCGCGCGCCGACGGCGGCGCGCTACGGCTGGCGCGACTTCCCGATCGCCAACCTGACCGACACCGACGGCCTCCCGGCCTCGCCCTTCCGCACCGACGACGCGCCGGCCGGCCGCACGGCCGGCGCTTCCTCCCGCCGCTGA
- a CDS encoding mannonate dehydratase, with product MKLGLGLYRSLLTPDNFAFAKQAGVTHLIVHLVDYFKGATPNLTSGPPTLGWGVTQNQDRPWTYEELVAIKKEIEGAGLTWEAIENFDPSHWHDVLLDGPKKVQQMENLKRTIQAIGRAGIPIMGYNFSIAGVWGWTKGPYGRGGAKALVYDESKIDKATPLPNGMVWNMVYDPDAPEGVVAPISSDEIWQRLEWFLQQILPVAEENGVRMALHPDDPPTDALRGGARLVNTPGKYQRMLDLVPSSSSALEYCLGSLQEMAEGDVYEATEHYGRLGKIAYVHFRNVRGKVPHYQEVFVDEGDLDMIRVLSILRDVQFDGVIIPDHTPEMTCGAPWHAGMAFALGYIKAAMQAVDRYDAGRVVAAAAR from the coding sequence ATGAAGCTCGGACTCGGACTGTACCGCAGCCTGCTCACGCCCGACAACTTCGCGTTCGCGAAGCAGGCCGGCGTGACGCACCTGATCGTCCACCTGGTGGACTACTTCAAGGGCGCGACGCCCAACCTCACCAGCGGCCCGCCGACGCTCGGCTGGGGCGTGACGCAGAACCAGGACCGGCCCTGGACCTACGAGGAGCTGGTCGCGATCAAGAAGGAGATCGAGGGCGCGGGCCTGACGTGGGAGGCGATCGAGAACTTCGATCCCTCGCACTGGCACGACGTGCTGCTCGACGGCCCGAAGAAGGTGCAGCAGATGGAGAACCTGAAGCGCACGATCCAGGCGATCGGCCGCGCGGGCATTCCCATCATGGGCTACAACTTCAGCATCGCGGGCGTGTGGGGCTGGACGAAGGGCCCGTACGGCCGCGGCGGCGCGAAGGCGCTGGTCTACGACGAGTCGAAGATTGACAAGGCCACGCCGCTGCCGAACGGCATGGTGTGGAACATGGTCTACGACCCCGACGCGCCCGAGGGCGTCGTCGCGCCCATCAGCAGCGACGAGATCTGGCAGCGGCTCGAGTGGTTCCTGCAGCAGATCCTGCCGGTGGCCGAGGAGAACGGCGTGCGCATGGCGCTGCACCCGGACGATCCGCCGACGGATGCGCTGCGCGGCGGCGCGCGGCTGGTGAACACGCCCGGCAAGTACCAGCGCATGCTGGATCTCGTCCCCAGCTCGTCGAGCGCGCTGGAGTACTGCCTCGGCTCCCTGCAGGAGATGGCCGAGGGCGACGTGTACGAGGCGACCGAGCACTACGGCCGTCTGGGCAAGATCGCCTACGTCCACTTCCGCAACGTGCGCGGCAAGGTGCCGCACTACCAGGAGGTGTTCGTGGACGAGGGGGACCTCGACATGATCCGCGTGCTGTCGATCCTGCGCGACGTGCAGTTCGACGGCGTGATCATCCCGGACCACACGCCCGAGATGACGTGCGGCGCGCCGTGGCACGCGGGGATGGCGTTCGCGCTGGGCTACATCAAGGCCGCGATGCAGGCCGTCGATCGCTACGACGCGGGACGGGTGGTCGCGGCGGCGGCGCGCTGA
- a CDS encoding cellulase family glycosylhydrolase has translation MSVAVPRRILAPLLAAVTWGCADPTPVERALLPRDGASADVGTAESQSRIVVDASEPQGDVIRFERASTHSTSSPLPGEATRDYMRRLDHDVVRTWIQVRYVYNNGNVDYNYPYESSGVGAEDALRFYASAGKQVLVALSAYNPTSQWKLPQGEAFETFLKETLVYYKTKYPNIRFIQVGNEPDAGDETMATYYPMYQRYYRAVNAANAAMGLGNGDRLLITNGAFTSNTVNMLQYADGFLAAYAADPDPAKRLDVFTFHVYGETDRPAQLGDVRQRIDAAMAKHGLPSIPTFVTEYGVFGGSTRPVRFTDAQLVTLQPAGQLTKALYLYESGVDEVFNWAIHHGSLPMKSQLANVQTATPYPYGNALLLARELSARKTRISATSSYVNSLGIGTHAVAAMKPGDGIAVLVWNYHWRTTPTQPGAFNVHIKGIPRSAVGGSRMRATVYVIDSKTNNVYTNPAQTSLVPSSTTEMAYAESVDVPLDLEPHAVALVLLTRK, from the coding sequence ATGTCCGTGGCCGTTCCCCGTCGCATCCTCGCACCGCTGCTCGCCGCCGTCACCTGGGGGTGCGCCGACCCGACGCCCGTCGAGCGCGCGCTCCTCCCGCGCGACGGCGCGTCGGCCGACGTCGGTACGGCGGAGAGCCAGAGCCGCATCGTCGTCGACGCCTCGGAGCCGCAGGGCGACGTCATCCGCTTCGAGCGCGCGAGCACGCACTCGACGTCGAGCCCACTGCCCGGCGAGGCGACGCGCGACTACATGCGGCGGCTCGACCACGACGTCGTGCGCACCTGGATCCAGGTCCGCTACGTCTACAACAACGGGAACGTCGACTACAACTATCCGTACGAGTCGAGCGGCGTCGGCGCCGAGGACGCGCTGCGCTTCTACGCGTCGGCGGGGAAGCAGGTGCTCGTCGCGCTCAGCGCCTACAACCCGACCTCGCAGTGGAAGCTGCCGCAGGGCGAGGCGTTCGAGACGTTCCTGAAGGAGACGCTGGTCTACTACAAGACCAAGTACCCGAACATCCGCTTCATCCAGGTCGGCAACGAGCCGGACGCCGGCGACGAGACGATGGCGACGTACTACCCGATGTACCAGCGCTACTACCGCGCCGTGAACGCGGCCAACGCGGCGATGGGGCTCGGGAACGGGGACCGCCTGCTGATCACCAACGGCGCGTTCACCAGCAACACGGTGAACATGCTGCAGTACGCCGACGGCTTCCTCGCCGCGTACGCCGCCGATCCGGACCCGGCGAAGCGCCTCGACGTCTTCACCTTCCACGTCTACGGCGAGACCGACCGTCCGGCGCAGCTGGGCGACGTGCGCCAGCGCATCGACGCGGCGATGGCGAAGCACGGGCTGCCGTCGATCCCGACGTTCGTGACCGAGTACGGCGTGTTCGGCGGCTCGACGCGTCCGGTGCGCTTCACCGACGCGCAGCTGGTGACGCTGCAGCCGGCCGGCCAGCTGACCAAGGCGCTCTACCTCTACGAGAGCGGCGTCGACGAGGTGTTCAACTGGGCCATCCACCACGGCTCGCTGCCGATGAAGTCGCAGCTCGCGAACGTGCAGACGGCCACGCCCTACCCGTACGGCAACGCCCTGCTGCTGGCGCGCGAGCTCTCGGCCCGCAAGACGCGCATCAGTGCCACGTCCAGCTACGTCAACTCGCTCGGCATCGGCACGCACGCGGTGGCGGCGATGAAGCCCGGCGACGGGATCGCGGTGCTGGTGTGGAACTACCACTGGCGCACGACGCCGACGCAGCCCGGCGCGTTCAACGTCCACATCAAGGGCATCCCGAGGTCGGCGGTCGGCGGCAGCCGGATGCGCGCGACCGTCTACGTCATCGACTCGAAGACGAACAACGTCTACACGAACCCCGCGCAGACGTCGCTCGTCCCGTCCAGCACGACCGAGATGGCCTACGCCGAGTCGGTCGACGTGCCGCTCGACCTCGAGCCGCACGCCGTCGCGCTCGTGCTGCTGACGCGGAAGTAG